Proteins from a genomic interval of Zingiber officinale cultivar Zhangliang chromosome 1B, Zo_v1.1, whole genome shotgun sequence:
- the LOC122043810 gene encoding serine/arginine repetitive matrix protein 1-like, with amino-acid sequence MERPVTPPVVHVVGVGHTPPSSLRTLTPHPAALTLVAASSSGPHRRVQWPSRSRRAAPPAASSGPRRRVERPPPPRRAAPAAASSGPLDRVQRPPPPRPAVPAPASSNPRRRVERPPRPRLAAPAAASSGPRGRVERPPRPRRETPAAASSDPRGRVERPPRPCPAVPAAASSTSRRRIQRLLPPYDSTSTADRPTTSMIYMVLCVLCSGHRAIELLLLSGLRVAIVHIASGFELPEPAPQLTHTRLLFTAATARSAL; translated from the exons ATGGAGAGGCCAGTGACGCCGCCGGTCGTACACGTCGTTGGCGTCGGTCACACACCCCCATCGTCGTTGCGGACGCTGACGCCTCATCCAGCGGCCCTCACGCTCGTCGCTGCCTCGTCCAGCGGCCCTCACCGCCGCGTCCAGTGGCCCTCGCGGTCACGTCGAGCGGCCCCCCCTGCCGCGTCGAGCGGCCCCCGCCGCCGCGTCGAGCGGCCCCCGCCGCCGCGTCGAGCGGCCCCCGCCGCCGCGTCGAGCGGCCCCCTCGACCGCGTCCAGCGGCCCCCGCCGCCACGTCCAGCGGTCCCCGCGCCCGCGTCCAGCAACCCCCGCCGCCGCGTCGAGCGGCCCCCGCGACCGCGTCTAGCGGCCCCCGCCGCCGCGTCGAGTGGCCCCCGCGGCCGCGTCGAGCGGCCCCCGCGGCCGCGTAGAGAGACCCCCGCGGCCGCGTCGAGCGACCCCCGCGGCCGCGTCGAGCGGCCCCCGCGGCCTTGTCCAGCGGTCCCCGCGGCCGCGTCCAGCACCTCCCGCCGTCGCATCCAGCGGCTGCTACCACCCTACGATTCCACCTCCACTGCCGACCGACCTACGACCTCCATGATTTATATGGTGCTTTGCGTGTTGTGTTCTGGCCATCGAGCCATTGAGTTATTGctattatccggcctgcgtgtcgcTATT GTACATATCGCCTCCGGCTTCGAGCTGCCTGAGCCAGCTCCTCAGCTGACTCACACTCGTTTACTCTTCACGGCCGCGACAGCTCGATCAGCATTGTGA